In Candidatus Nanopelagicales bacterium, a single genomic region encodes these proteins:
- the mtrA gene encoding MtrAB system response regulator MtrA: protein MGRILVVDDDPALSEMLGIVLRGEGLAVDVCSDGLMALDVFRRTKPDVVLLDLMLPGRDGMQICRDIRAESDTPVIMLTARSETGDVVRGLESGADDYVVKPFKPRELLARVGAQMRRSTGGEPEILQVGDLRIDYAGHTVTRDGQTIRLTPLEFELLVCLGRKPWQVFTREMLLREVWGYQHAGDTRLVNVHIQRLRRKIETNIDDPKIVLTIRGVGYRVGSV, encoded by the coding sequence ATGGGGCGAATACTCGTTGTCGACGACGACCCGGCTCTTTCGGAGATGCTGGGCATCGTCTTGCGTGGGGAGGGCCTGGCTGTCGACGTCTGTTCCGACGGGCTGATGGCTCTGGATGTCTTCAGGAGAACCAAGCCGGACGTTGTCCTGCTGGATCTGATGCTGCCTGGGCGTGATGGCATGCAGATATGTCGTGACATTCGGGCCGAGTCGGATACGCCGGTGATCATGCTCACCGCGCGAAGCGAGACCGGAGATGTGGTTCGCGGGCTCGAGTCTGGCGCCGATGACTACGTCGTGAAGCCATTCAAGCCCCGGGAGCTGCTGGCCAGGGTTGGCGCGCAGATGCGGCGGTCTACGGGCGGCGAACCAGAGATCCTGCAGGTCGGCGACCTGCGGATTGACTACGCCGGCCACACGGTCACGCGGGACGGTCAGACGATTCGTTTGACGCCTCTTGAGTTCGAGCTTCTGGTTTGTTTGGGCCGCAAGCCGTGGCAGGTGTTCACGCGCGAGATGCTCCTGCGCGAGGTGTGGGGGTACCAGCACGCGGGGGACACCAGGCTGGTCAACGTCCACATTCAGCGCCTGCGCCGCAAGATCGAGACGAACATCGACGACCCCAAGATCGTGCTCACTATTCGGGGAGTGGGGTACCGGGTCGGCAGCGTGTGA
- the dnaK gene encoding molecular chaperone DnaK, with the protein MSAQSGSGHATAVGIDLGTTNSLVAVIQDGKAIVVRNREGSLLTPSVVAFPPSGGVVVGELARKMALTHPERTVASVKRHMGTEWEFRLGERSYSPQEISARILQKLKRDVESFLGTGICGAVITVPAYFDDKRRQATYEAGRIAGLEVLRIVNEPTAAALAYALDTLGHLTVLVFDLGGGTLDVSILDIADGVFEVRATCGDVALGGDDWDARIVEWLLEETQDAGAVGQPEPVRLLEAARRAKLELSTRDAAHVTVPGTDREVVLTREEFEERTADLLESCRGPFERAVADAGLTVAEIDRVVLVGGATRMPAVRRLVASLAGREPDTGIDPERVVAVGAANQAGVLLGQRSGVLLVDVTPLSLGIQTQGGLMTRLIERNTTVPIKATQIFTTAADDQTSVEIKVLQGEREMAADNMLLGTFELEGIPARPRGRAEVAVTFALDANGIVSVSARDEFTGAARDITVSGPTTVSAEEIEWMVRDAQDHAEEDRRLKKETGARNEAELALYHAEQLLLDHAGELGELAQELTDAIVELDVALESDTPDAIRSAHNALLDVLQRGAESSAT; encoded by the coding sequence GTGAGCGCCCAGAGCGGGTCGGGGCATGCGACTGCGGTTGGCATCGATCTCGGTACCACGAACTCCCTCGTCGCCGTCATACAAGACGGCAAGGCGATCGTCGTCCGCAACCGGGAGGGTTCGCTGCTCACACCGTCGGTGGTCGCGTTCCCGCCCTCGGGCGGCGTGGTCGTCGGCGAGTTGGCGCGGAAGATGGCGCTGACCCACCCAGAGCGGACGGTGGCTTCCGTCAAGAGGCACATGGGCACTGAGTGGGAATTCCGGCTGGGGGAGCGCAGCTACAGCCCGCAGGAGATCTCGGCGCGGATCCTGCAGAAGCTCAAACGCGACGTCGAGTCGTTCCTCGGCACCGGTATCTGCGGCGCCGTGATCACCGTTCCGGCGTACTTCGACGACAAGCGGCGGCAAGCCACGTATGAGGCGGGGCGGATCGCTGGTCTTGAAGTGCTGCGAATAGTCAACGAACCGACTGCGGCTGCCCTCGCCTATGCCCTCGACACCCTCGGGCACCTGACAGTCCTGGTCTTCGACCTGGGGGGCGGCACCCTCGACGTATCCATCCTGGACATCGCCGACGGCGTCTTCGAAGTTCGCGCCACGTGTGGAGACGTCGCGTTAGGCGGCGACGACTGGGATGCTCGCATCGTCGAATGGCTCCTCGAAGAGACCCAAGATGCTGGCGCAGTCGGTCAGCCCGAGCCAGTGCGCCTTCTTGAAGCGGCTAGGCGCGCGAAGCTGGAGCTCTCCACCAGGGATGCCGCACATGTAACGGTTCCCGGAACAGACCGGGAAGTTGTCCTGACTCGGGAGGAGTTCGAGGAGCGCACGGCCGATCTCCTCGAATCGTGCCGGGGGCCGTTCGAGCGCGCGGTAGCCGACGCTGGTCTGACTGTCGCCGAGATTGACAGGGTCGTGCTCGTTGGAGGCGCGACACGCATGCCGGCTGTGCGGCGCTTGGTCGCGTCGCTCGCTGGGCGTGAGCCCGACACCGGAATCGACCCCGAGCGTGTCGTCGCTGTGGGCGCGGCGAACCAGGCGGGAGTGCTGCTGGGACAGCGCAGCGGGGTTCTCCTGGTTGACGTCACGCCTCTCAGCCTCGGGATCCAGACCCAAGGCGGCCTGATGACCCGCCTGATAGAGCGGAACACGACGGTCCCGATCAAGGCCACTCAGATCTTCACGACGGCGGCGGACGACCAGACATCAGTTGAGATCAAGGTCCTTCAGGGCGAGCGCGAGATGGCGGCGGACAACATGCTGCTGGGCACGTTCGAACTTGAGGGCATCCCGGCACGGCCACGTGGCCGCGCGGAGGTCGCTGTCACGTTCGCGCTAGACGCAAACGGAATCGTCTCGGTGAGTGCTCGGGATGAGTTCACCGGCGCCGCGCGCGACATCACGGTTTCCGGCCCGACAACCGTGAGCGCCGAGGAGATCGAGTGGATGGTGCGCGACGCTCAGGACCATGCGGAGGAGGACCGTCGGCTGAAGAAGGAGACCGGTGCCCGCAATGAGGCCGAGCTCGCCCTGTACCACGCAGAGCAGCTACTGCTCGACCATGCGGGGGAACTGGGCGAGCTGGCACAGGAGCTGACTGACGCCATAGTTGAGCTGGACGTCGCTCTAGAGTCGGACACGCCGGACGCCATACGATCCGCCCACAATGCCCTACTAGACGTTCTTCAGCGCGGCGCGGAGAGCAGTGCCACGTAG
- a CDS encoding gas vesicle protein, with protein sequence MEPVSSYNAGVTDLLERILQRGVMLRLDVIISVADIPLIGLSAQLAVASIETMNAYGMLGTWDADSRKEALRGGADARPGSGRIVFQPGEHVVLDEFASCRVELGWTRWRPGRLHVTNRRVVLTRVAPDEILFETDLADITGIGTATYSAGSVVADIVCLGLADGRSVVLRSSRSGLVEAGLRDVLRRSGRQVDELVVDDVFDDAGDR encoded by the coding sequence ATGGAACCAGTCAGCAGCTACAACGCCGGCGTCACCGACTTGTTGGAACGGATACTCCAGCGCGGTGTCATGCTCAGGCTGGACGTGATCATCAGCGTCGCGGACATACCGCTCATCGGGTTGAGTGCGCAGCTCGCGGTCGCTTCGATCGAGACAATGAACGCCTACGGGATGTTGGGTACATGGGATGCCGACTCCCGGAAGGAAGCCTTGCGCGGAGGGGCTGACGCCCGGCCCGGCAGCGGAAGAATCGTGTTCCAGCCCGGCGAGCACGTTGTCCTTGACGAGTTCGCGTCGTGCCGCGTGGAACTTGGCTGGACCAGGTGGCGGCCCGGGCGACTTCACGTTACGAATCGTCGCGTTGTGCTAACTCGGGTGGCTCCCGACGAGATCCTGTTCGAGACGGATCTGGCGGACATCACCGGGATCGGAACCGCGACATACTCCGCGGGCAGCGTGGTTGCCGATATCGTTTGCCTGGGTCTTGCGGACGGTCGGAGTGTCGTCTTGCGGTCGTCGCGCTCCGGGCTCGTTGAGGCGGGACTGCGTGACGTGCTCCGCAGGTCGGGTCGTCAGGTCGATGAACTGGTCGTCGACGATGTCTTCGACGATGCGGGCGACCGCTAG
- a CDS encoding gas vesicle protein GvpG — protein sequence MNPLLGLLTLPITLPPKGLLWVFEKVQEEAERELNDPVKLRGDLMELQRRAAAGEMSDEAYEKAEAVILDRLDNIEARQQAERAASVAEAPAAAPRHRKAVRKRPPRRRRVNTRGTSV from the coding sequence ATGAACCCGCTCCTCGGCCTGCTGACGCTTCCAATTACCCTCCCGCCCAAGGGGCTGCTCTGGGTGTTCGAGAAGGTTCAGGAAGAAGCAGAACGAGAGCTCAACGATCCGGTGAAGCTCCGGGGCGACCTCATGGAACTCCAGCGCCGGGCCGCTGCTGGAGAGATGTCCGACGAGGCCTACGAGAAGGCGGAGGCCGTCATCCTCGATAGGTTGGACAACATCGAGGCCCGCCAGCAGGCCGAGCGGGCAGCTTCAGTGGCTGAGGCTCCGGCGGCGGCGCCCCGGCATCGCAAGGCGGTGCGCAAGCGGCCCCCGCGGCGCCGTCGAGTGAACACCCGTGGGACGAGCGTCTGA
- the gvpO gene encoding gas vesicle protein GvpO, with product MMDIVKKAREELGVITGSVVEKVSGLEPTDDGWSMRIELIEVQRVPDTQDLLGMYEVQLDAKGGLKSFERVALRVRGGMAGEEQ from the coding sequence ATGATGGACATAGTGAAGAAGGCTCGTGAGGAGCTTGGGGTGATCACGGGAAGTGTGGTCGAGAAGGTCTCCGGTCTTGAGCCGACCGACGACGGCTGGAGCATGCGCATCGAGCTGATCGAGGTGCAGAGAGTTCCGGATACGCAGGACCTCCTTGGCATGTATGAGGTCCAGCTAGACGCCAAGGGCGGCTTGAAGTCGTTCGAGCGCGTGGCGCTGAGAGTCCGGGGCGGAATGGCCGGAGAAGAGCAGTAG
- a CDS encoding GvpL/GvpF family gas vesicle protein produces the protein MTAATEAKPVYFYGLVKGDICDALAAIPTIDGEQGLFGIKHGDLTAVVSEARRERYQVSRKFMLGHEAVVEAAMSVQGILPARFGMVQDGASIVDDLLAPHHDRLVNELSSTAGCIEVGVKISWKDLQEIIAGIVAGDPILQAARKRLGPRTPQRTRLDIGKRVERAIEKAKAAESGRLLEELKESGGPVEVSVGKCIAEKMVVNASFLVRKVAEDLFTSAIEAFDKATNDRYLVQVVGPLPPYSFVMFGRAEDR, from the coding sequence ATGACAGCCGCGACCGAGGCGAAGCCCGTCTACTTCTACGGACTGGTCAAGGGCGACATCTGTGACGCTCTGGCGGCGATCCCGACGATCGACGGTGAGCAGGGACTGTTCGGCATTAAGCATGGGGACCTCACGGCCGTAGTCAGCGAGGCGCGGCGTGAGCGCTATCAGGTCTCACGCAAGTTCATGCTCGGCCACGAGGCTGTCGTGGAGGCGGCGATGAGCGTTCAGGGAATCCTTCCGGCGCGATTCGGCATGGTTCAGGATGGCGCCTCGATCGTTGATGACCTGCTTGCCCCGCACCATGATCGGCTCGTCAACGAGCTCAGCAGCACGGCCGGATGCATTGAAGTCGGCGTGAAGATCTCCTGGAAGGACCTCCAGGAGATCATCGCCGGTATCGTCGCTGGCGACCCCATCCTGCAGGCGGCCCGCAAACGCCTTGGGCCGCGCACGCCGCAGCGGACGCGCCTCGACATCGGCAAGCGCGTCGAGCGGGCCATCGAGAAGGCGAAGGCCGCGGAGTCAGGCCGACTGCTAGAAGAACTGAAGGAGTCTGGCGGCCCGGTCGAGGTCTCGGTGGGCAAGTGTATCGCCGAGAAGATGGTCGTCAACGCCTCCTTCCTGGTTCGCAAGGTCGCGGAGGATCTGTTCACGTCGGCGATCGAGGCATTCGACAAGGCGACCAACGACAGGTACTTGGTCCAAGTCGTTGGGCCATTGCCGCCGTACAGCTTCGTGATGTTCGGACGGGCGGAGGATCGATGA
- a CDS encoding GvpL/GvpF family gas vesicle protein, with the protein MSESAAMGLYLYCISVQDPKAGPLIVAAPALDGGAVRVITCDGLAVAVHACPVEPYHGSEDQVRSWIQAHNDVVTEVWKAVGTVLPMSFDSIIAGDSGRDAETVLADWIDHNREALAEQLKELSGKVELGVRVYSEVAAERGGTEESARGREYFRKQVQKRQETQDRQARRNAEANRIFDALSAQACAVRVNPPNPITPPAIGEGRQEMLNVSVLVDGEDVSEVGESLDEVCAKGYAVHFTGPWPPYSFAGTVRVSEDGSRQ; encoded by the coding sequence ATGAGTGAGTCAGCCGCAATGGGCCTGTACCTGTACTGCATTTCAGTCCAGGACCCCAAGGCCGGTCCGCTGATCGTTGCGGCTCCAGCTCTGGACGGTGGTGCTGTTCGCGTGATCACGTGCGACGGCCTGGCAGTGGCCGTTCACGCATGCCCGGTTGAGCCATACCACGGATCAGAGGACCAGGTGCGGTCGTGGATTCAGGCGCACAACGATGTCGTCACTGAGGTCTGGAAAGCCGTCGGCACGGTGCTGCCGATGAGTTTCGATTCCATCATCGCCGGGGACTCCGGCCGCGACGCCGAAACCGTTCTGGCCGATTGGATAGACCACAACCGCGAGGCGTTGGCAGAACAGCTCAAGGAGCTGAGCGGCAAGGTGGAGCTGGGGGTCAGGGTCTACAGCGAGGTTGCCGCCGAACGTGGCGGGACGGAGGAGAGTGCCCGCGGGCGAGAGTACTTCCGCAAGCAAGTCCAGAAGCGGCAAGAGACACAGGACCGTCAGGCGCGGCGCAACGCTGAGGCCAACCGGATATTTGACGCCTTGTCAGCCCAGGCGTGTGCCGTGAGGGTGAACCCGCCAAACCCGATAACCCCTCCGGCGATCGGCGAGGGGCGTCAGGAGATGCTCAACGTTTCGGTACTGGTCGACGGGGAGGATGTGAGCGAGGTGGGGGAGTCCCTGGATGAGGTGTGCGCGAAAGGGTACGCAGTGCACTTCACCGGGCCGTGGCCGCCATACAGCTTCGCCGGCACCGTACGGGTGTCCGAGGATGGTTCGCGCCAGTGA
- the mtrB gene encoding MtrAB system histidine kinase MtrB, whose protein sequence is MRPIAAVTSAWRRSLQFRTVASTVLVTVLVVGVAEFVLVQRISTGLMESEQRSALTEVASGRSIARASGGPDLPELVREAVLGDLISELEERAGRPAAYVVALRVRSDPDAVSPPDEPTSVVIDASVPPELERAGRGANGVTWAFGPIEYRDGRVEPGLIVAAPVTIQGFGEYELLYLFPLTDVTKAIGLVRSAAIVTGVVLVLALGALAWWYSRRLVRPVRMASRAASTLAEGDLSSRLEVTGEDDMARLAASFNIMADSLVDQIGRLEGLSAMQQRFVADVSHELRTPLTTIRMAADLLSDQLSDVGSSPATLRAAELLVSEVDRFERLLGDLLEVSVFDAGAAVLELEEVDLVTLVTEVAESAQRLAPDVRISVAVRGGGPCLAVCDPRRVTRIVRNLVVNAIEYGDALPVAIDVVEDQGGARVVVSDQGSGIRPEDLPHVFDRFWRADPSRARTLGGTGLGLAISREDARLHGGDLTVSSEPGAGTRFTLRLPIAPDDAAEL, encoded by the coding sequence ATGCGTCCGATCGCGGCCGTGACCAGCGCTTGGCGCCGTTCGCTCCAATTCCGGACTGTTGCCAGCACAGTTCTTGTCACGGTTCTCGTCGTCGGCGTCGCGGAGTTCGTACTGGTGCAGCGCATCTCGACCGGCCTGATGGAGAGCGAGCAACGCAGTGCGCTGACTGAAGTGGCGTCCGGAAGATCGATCGCCCGCGCCAGCGGTGGACCAGATCTTCCCGAGCTAGTGCGTGAGGCCGTGCTGGGCGATCTCATCAGTGAGCTGGAGGAACGAGCGGGGAGGCCCGCCGCATATGTGGTCGCTCTGCGGGTGCGTTCTGACCCGGATGCCGTCAGCCCTCCCGACGAACCAACGAGCGTCGTGATCGATGCCTCGGTGCCACCTGAGCTTGAGCGGGCGGGGCGCGGAGCCAACGGGGTCACCTGGGCCTTCGGCCCCATCGAGTATCGCGACGGCAGGGTGGAGCCGGGCCTGATCGTGGCGGCCCCAGTAACGATCCAGGGTTTCGGCGAGTACGAACTGCTGTACCTGTTCCCGCTCACGGACGTAACCAAGGCCATCGGGCTCGTGCGATCCGCGGCCATCGTGACTGGAGTAGTTCTAGTCCTGGCGCTGGGCGCTCTGGCCTGGTGGTACAGCCGACGCCTCGTTCGACCAGTGCGGATGGCTTCCAGGGCGGCCTCGACGCTTGCTGAGGGCGACCTGAGCAGCCGACTCGAAGTCACCGGCGAGGACGACATGGCCAGGTTGGCCGCGTCGTTCAACATCATGGCGGACAGCCTCGTCGATCAGATCGGGCGACTGGAGGGGCTTTCGGCCATGCAGCAGCGGTTCGTCGCAGACGTGTCGCATGAGTTGCGGACACCTCTGACGACGATCCGCATGGCGGCCGATCTGCTATCTGACCAACTGTCGGATGTCGGATCGTCCCCCGCGACTCTCAGGGCTGCCGAGCTGCTGGTCTCGGAAGTGGACCGCTTCGAGCGGCTGCTAGGCGATCTACTGGAAGTGTCCGTTTTCGACGCGGGCGCGGCCGTGCTCGAGCTGGAGGAAGTTGACCTGGTCACGCTGGTCACTGAAGTCGCCGAGAGCGCGCAGCGTCTGGCTCCGGACGTCAGGATCAGCGTCGCGGTGCGGGGAGGCGGTCCGTGTCTGGCGGTGTGCGACCCGCGCCGCGTCACCCGCATAGTCCGAAACTTGGTAGTGAACGCGATCGAGTACGGTGACGCGCTGCCGGTTGCCATTGATGTCGTAGAGGACCAGGGCGGTGCCCGGGTAGTTGTCTCGGATCAGGGGTCGGGGATCAGGCCCGAGGACCTTCCCCACGTCTTCGACAGGTTCTGGAGAGCGGACCCATCGCGTGCCAGGACACTGGGCGGGACCGGGCTGGGGCTTGCCATCTCAAGGGAAGACGCCAGACTGCACGGCGGGGACCTGACGGTGTCGAGCGAACCCGGTGCGGGCACGCGTTTCACCTTGCGTCTACCCATCGCACCGGATGACGCTGCGGAGTTATGA
- a CDS encoding Hsp20/alpha crystallin family protein, which translates to MGGPRSRPPGGGIPRRRNGGESQGPENPLAGLGGILEAAGNIEPIRERLAEVRVEITERLTAAGLIEDVRSVAIEVFDEGDEIVAVVELPGLTEADIYVRVEGRDLTIDGCHPNRRVSGHARLSADVADEYSKTLRNGLVEVRLRKRKEGTGNVIDDGHSEEGS; encoded by the coding sequence ATGGGCGGCCCCCGGTCGCGTCCGCCCGGTGGGGGAATCCCACGGCGGCGAAACGGCGGTGAATCGCAGGGCCCGGAGAATCCGCTCGCGGGTCTCGGCGGAATCCTCGAAGCGGCAGGAAACATCGAGCCAATTCGCGAACGTCTCGCAGAGGTCCGCGTCGAGATAACCGAGCGGCTGACGGCAGCCGGTCTGATAGAAGATGTTCGGAGCGTCGCGATAGAGGTATTCGACGAGGGCGACGAGATTGTCGCTGTGGTCGAGCTTCCCGGCCTAACTGAAGCTGACATCTACGTTAGGGTCGAAGGCCGTGACCTGACAATCGATGGCTGCCATCCGAACCGCCGCGTCTCGGGGCACGCGCGTTTGTCCGCGGACGTAGCGGATGAGTACTCGAAGACACTGCGAAACGGACTTGTCGAAGTCCGGCTGCGAAAGAGAAAGGAAGGTACTGGAAATGTCATCGATGATGGACATAGTGAAGAAGGCTCGTGA
- the gvpJ gene encoding gas vesicle protein GvpJ, with amino-acid sequence MALEPVTATGDSLADVIDVVLDKGLVINADIMVSLAGVELLGIKIRAALASFETAAHYGLEFPSGTDVTTKAWKEAETRKAACPECGERFVDSAELLEVGCPACGWQSARARGLIAAPAPPVAT; translated from the coding sequence ATGGCGCTCGAGCCAGTCACAGCTACCGGCGACTCGTTGGCCGACGTCATCGACGTCGTGCTCGACAAGGGTCTGGTGATCAATGCCGACATCATGGTGTCGCTGGCTGGCGTCGAGCTGCTGGGTATCAAGATCAGAGCGGCGCTCGCGTCGTTCGAGACCGCTGCTCACTATGGCCTGGAGTTCCCATCAGGAACGGACGTGACGACCAAGGCTTGGAAGGAAGCCGAGACCCGGAAGGCGGCCTGCCCGGAGTGCGGAGAACGCTTCGTTGACTCCGCGGAGTTGCTCGAAGTTGGCTGCCCGGCCTGCGGCTGGCAGAGCGCGCGCGCACGTGGCCTGATCGCGGCACCGGCGCCCCCGGTCGCAACGTGA
- the gvpK gene encoding gas vesicle protein GvpK, whose product MVEVHQEDLKRGLLGLVMALVEVIQEVLANAALQRVEAGSLNDDEVERLGNAMAAIEEAIAEIKAELGVEEVTQDIRDQLDAVVNDLVTSLADSSMDASGLLGRQVRIV is encoded by the coding sequence GTGGTGGAAGTTCATCAGGAAGACCTCAAGCGGGGACTGCTTGGTCTTGTTATGGCACTCGTTGAGGTTATCCAAGAAGTGTTGGCCAACGCCGCGCTGCAGCGAGTCGAGGCCGGGAGTCTGAACGACGACGAGGTCGAGCGTCTCGGCAACGCCATGGCCGCCATCGAGGAGGCCATCGCCGAGATCAAGGCTGAGCTGGGCGTGGAGGAAGTCACGCAAGACATCAGGGACCAACTCGACGCCGTAGTCAACGACCTCGTGACGTCGCTCGCCGACTCGAGCATGGACGCAAGCGGGTTGCTCGGACGCCAAGTGCGGATTGTGTGA
- a CDS encoding PQQ-binding-like beta-propeller repeat protein has protein sequence MKSSPARIWLALVVILAIAAAVLFVTMRSPEVQEATSANPVNSPKPEPTAEPTQRPESPYWSDPADVGKPYPPGTVSGLLTFRGNPTRTYYGEGPVPKSEPGIAWRYPRSGGLCGSSTDEHGTSTWCGTGWTGQPAVFERDGKTWMIFGAYDYGVHFLNADTGDELLPTFKTGDIIKGSVTVDPDGYPLVYTGSRDNYYRVISFQGKQPKQLWRMSAYDFPQQWNDDWDSSGLVIDDYLFVGGENSQFVIVKLNRGYGKGGKVKVNPKVVFNAPSFDSQLISDFGGTATSVENSVAIYKDTVYFGNSAGLVQGWDISGLKQGKDPKRVFRYWTGDDTDASVVIDEDGFLYIGSEYEKGNARSRAVGQMMKLDPRKKKNPQVWKINDQGGLPSGVWGTPALYKDVVIFDTDGGKVLAADRKTGEVRWTKSLAGPTWQSPVVVDDVLLIGDCKGTMHAYDMSDTKVDPPELWTKTVGGCIESTPAVWKGRIYFGTRSGTEFALGAKR, from the coding sequence GTGAAATCATCGCCAGCTCGTATCTGGCTAGCTCTAGTAGTCATCCTCGCGATCGCAGCGGCAGTGCTGTTCGTCACGATGCGCTCGCCCGAGGTTCAGGAAGCAACCTCGGCGAATCCCGTCAACTCACCAAAACCAGAACCGACGGCGGAGCCGACCCAGCGGCCTGAGTCTCCGTACTGGTCAGACCCGGCTGACGTTGGCAAGCCATACCCACCTGGGACTGTTTCCGGGCTGCTCACCTTCCGTGGCAACCCGACTCGCACTTACTATGGCGAGGGTCCGGTACCGAAATCGGAACCAGGAATCGCGTGGCGCTACCCGCGAAGCGGTGGACTGTGCGGAAGCTCGACGGACGAACATGGCACGAGTACTTGGTGCGGGACCGGTTGGACCGGACAGCCGGCCGTGTTCGAGCGCGACGGCAAGACCTGGATGATCTTCGGGGCGTACGACTATGGCGTCCACTTCCTGAACGCCGACACCGGCGACGAGCTGCTCCCGACGTTCAAGACCGGAGACATCATCAAGGGCAGCGTGACCGTCGACCCGGATGGATATCCGCTCGTCTACACCGGATCGAGGGACAACTACTACAGGGTCATCTCGTTCCAGGGCAAGCAGCCCAAGCAGCTGTGGCGAATGAGCGCGTATGACTTCCCGCAACAGTGGAACGACGACTGGGACAGCTCCGGACTCGTGATCGACGACTACTTGTTCGTGGGAGGCGAGAACAGCCAGTTCGTGATCGTGAAGCTCAACCGCGGCTACGGCAAGGGCGGCAAAGTCAAGGTGAACCCGAAGGTCGTCTTCAACGCTCCAAGCTTCGACTCCCAGCTGATCTCCGACTTCGGTGGCACGGCGACTTCCGTGGAGAACTCGGTGGCCATTTACAAGGACACCGTCTACTTCGGCAACTCCGCCGGTCTGGTTCAGGGATGGGACATCAGCGGGCTGAAGCAGGGCAAGGATCCAAAGCGCGTGTTCCGGTACTGGACAGGTGACGACACCGACGCCTCAGTCGTGATCGACGAGGACGGATTCTTGTACATCGGATCGGAGTACGAGAAGGGCAACGCCAGGTCCCGCGCGGTTGGCCAGATGATGAAGCTGGACCCGCGCAAGAAGAAGAACCCGCAAGTCTGGAAGATCAACGACCAGGGCGGTCTGCCATCCGGAGTTTGGGGAACTCCAGCCCTGTACAAGGACGTCGTGATCTTCGACACCGATGGCGGCAAGGTTCTCGCGGCGGACCGGAAGACCGGCGAAGTGCGCTGGACCAAGTCGCTTGCGGGTCCGACCTGGCAGTCACCGGTCGTCGTGGACGACGTCCTTCTCATCGGAGATTGCAAGGGCACGATGCACGCCTACGACATGTCCGACACTAAGGTCGACCCTCCGGAGCTCTGGACGAAGACAGTCGGCGGTTGCATCGAGTCAACGCCAGCGGTCTGGAAGGGTCGGATCTACTTCGGCACCCGTTCAGGAACCGAGTTCGCCCTTGGGGCCAAGCGCTAG
- a CDS encoding GvpL/GvpF family gas vesicle protein, whose protein sequence is MPEQGIYLFAVAASDRFARRLPIPALPDQFGDVEAITVDGIVALGSTYSGSAAEDIPQSEVVRNLVLHQKVIELARERDSVLPVRLGTIVPDEEAVCRLLRASADLIRDVWQRFRDVAEIDVAVTWDLDEVLKEVAADPEVRAARDAAQNAPAELRSSLAIDVGKLVSAKLDERRGDVQGLMTQTLLPHVRDTQHNALASDVLVCNSAFLVSAGEMAAFDDALRVVDTKLEGRYNFRRVGPLPAFSFATMHLREIGVDQLEAARKLLDLPDDYDEETVEAKYRALAVRLHPDTNPGDETAPDRFEDLSRARADLITACGNGGAGTGAPVLYFSVERSLGRG, encoded by the coding sequence ATGCCTGAGCAGGGCATCTACCTGTTCGCGGTCGCCGCGTCGGATCGTTTCGCGCGGCGGCTGCCGATCCCGGCGCTGCCCGACCAGTTCGGAGATGTCGAGGCGATCACTGTTGACGGCATCGTGGCGCTCGGAAGCACTTACAGCGGTTCCGCCGCGGAAGACATCCCGCAGTCGGAAGTCGTCAGGAACCTGGTTCTGCACCAGAAGGTCATCGAGCTCGCGAGGGAGCGCGACAGTGTGCTGCCGGTGCGCCTCGGGACGATCGTTCCCGACGAAGAGGCGGTGTGTCGGCTCCTGCGCGCCAGCGCGGATCTGATCCGCGACGTGTGGCAGCGGTTCCGGGATGTCGCCGAGATCGATGTCGCGGTCACCTGGGACCTTGACGAGGTCCTGAAGGAAGTTGCCGCCGATCCTGAGGTGCGCGCGGCAAGAGACGCAGCGCAGAACGCACCCGCGGAATTGCGGTCGTCGCTCGCGATCGATGTGGGCAAGCTCGTCAGCGCCAAGCTGGACGAACGCCGCGGTGACGTCCAGGGCCTGATGACCCAGACCCTGCTTCCCCATGTCCGGGATACGCAGCACAATGCGCTGGCCTCCGATGTCCTGGTTTGCAACTCGGCGTTCCTGGTGTCGGCTGGCGAGATGGCGGCGTTCGACGACGCGCTGCGCGTGGTCGACACGAAGCTGGAGGGGCGGTACAACTTCCGCCGTGTTGGGCCGCTGCCTGCATTCAGCTTCGCGACCATGCATCTGCGGGAGATAGGGGTCGACCAGCTGGAAGCTGCCCGCAAGCTGCTCGACCTGCCGGACGACTACGACGAGGAGACGGTCGAGGCGAAGTACCGTGCGCTGGCCGTGCGTCTGCATCCAGACACGAACCCCGGTGACGAGACCGCGCCCGATCGTTTCGAGGATCTTTCAAGGGCGCGCGCTGACCTGATCACGGCGTGCGGGAACGGTGGCGCGGGGACCGGAGCCCCGGTGTTGTACTTCTCCGTCGAGCGCAGTCTCGGGAGGGGCTGA